One window of Manihot esculenta cultivar AM560-2 chromosome 17, M.esculenta_v8, whole genome shotgun sequence genomic DNA carries:
- the LOC110605555 gene encoding lignin-forming anionic peroxidase: MAIPLLNISTSPAKAALFVFVVLLFNTACQAQLTSTFYDSSCPNALRTIRTSIRNSIAAERRMAASLIRLHFHDCFVQGCDASILLEETPTIESEQTALPNKDSARGYRVIEKAKSEVEKICPGVVSCADILAVAARDASAYVGGPSYTVMLGRRDSTTASRNLANSELPSFKDGLDRLISSFQNKGLSPRDLVALSGAHTLGHAQCFTFRDRIYSNVSIDAGFASTRKRTCPAVDGDANLAPFDLVTPNSFDNNYFKNLIQKKGLLESDQVLFSGGSTDSIVREYSRSPAAFNSDFAAATIKMGNINILTGTAGEIRKICSAVN; this comes from the exons ATGGCAATTCCACTTCTTAACATTTCAACATCTCCAGCAAAAGCTGCATTGTTCGTATTTGTGGTGCTGTTGTTTAACACTGCATGCCAAGCTCAACTCACCTCTACATTTTATGACAGTTCTTGTCCAAATGCACTCAGAACTATCCGAACTTCTATCAGAAATTCAATTGCTGCAGAACGAAGAATGGCAGCTTCTCTCATTCGCCTCCACTTTCATGATTGCTTTGTTCAG GGTTGTGATGCGTCAATCTTACTCGAAGAGACTCCAACTATCGAGAGCGAACAAACTGCACTTCCCAATAAAGATTCCGCCAGAGGCTATCGAGTCATTGAGAAAGCAAAATCTGAAGTAGAGAAAATATGCCCTGGAGTTGTATCTTGTGCAGATATCCTCGCTGTGGCAGCAAGAGATGCATCTGCATAT GTGGGGGGTCCATCTTATACAGTGATGCTTGGAAGAAGAGACTCAACAACTGCTAGTAGAAATCTTGCCAATAGTGAACTTCCCAGTTTTAAAGATGGCCTGGACAGACTTATATCTAGCTTTCAGAATAAAGGCCTTAGTCCAAGGGATCTGGTTGCCTTGTCAG GGGCTCATACTCTAGGCCACGCTCAATGCTTTACATTTCGTGATAGGATATACAGCAATGTTTCTATTGATGCTGGATTTGCAAGCACCCGCAAGCGCACTTGTCCAGCTGTTGACGGTGATgcaaacttggctccctttgatTTGGTCACACCTAATTCTTTCGACAACAATTACTTCAAGAATCTCATACAAAAGAAAGGTCTTCTTGAATCTGATCAAGTTCTTTTTAGCGGAGGCTCCACAGATAGCATTGTCCGAGAATATAGCAGGAGTCCTGCAGCTTTCAACTCAGACTTTGCTGCTGCCACGATCAAAATGGGAAATATCAATATTCTCACTGGCACTGCTGGGGAAATAAGGAAGATCTGCAGTGCTGTGAACTAA
- the LOC110605562 gene encoding lignin-forming anionic peroxidase, giving the protein METSVHNVLTSPVKAAAVVFAVLLLSTACQAQLTSTFYDNSCPNALKTIRTSIRNSIAAERRMAASLIRLHFHDCFVQGCDASILLEETPTIESEQTALPNKDSARGFRVIEKAKSEVEKICPGVVSCADIVAVAARDASAYVGGPSYTVMLGRRDSTTASRTLANSQLPSFKDGLDRLISSFQTKGLSARDLVALSGAHTLGQAQCFTFRDRIYSNVSIDAGFASTRRRGCPAVGGDGNLAPFDLVTPNSFDNNYFKNLIQKKGLLESDQILFSGGSTDGIVREYSRSPAAFNSDFASAMIKMGNIKPLTGTAGEIRKICSSIN; this is encoded by the exons atggaaaCTTCAGTTCATAACGTTTTGACATCTCCCGTAAAAGCAGCAGCTGTTGTATTTGCGGTGCTGCTCTTGAGCACTGCATGCCAAGCTCAACTCACCTCTACATTTTATGACAATTCTTGTCCAAATGCACTCAAAACTATCCGAACTTCCATCAGAAATTCAATTGCCGCAGAACGAAGAATGGCAGCTTCTCTCATTCGTCTCCACTTTCATGATTGCTTTGTTCAG GGTTGTGATGCATCCATCTTACTCGAAGAGACTCCAACTATCGAGAGCGAACAGACTGCACTTCCCAATAAAGATTCCGCCAGAGGTTTTCGAGTCATCGAGAAAGCTAAATCTGAAGTAGAGAAGATATGCCCTGGAGTTGTATCTTGCGCAGATATCGTCGCCGTGGCAGCAAGAGATGCATCTGCATAT GTGGGAGGTCCATCTTATACAGTGATGCTTGGAAGAAGAGACTCAACAACTGCTAGTAGAACTCTTGCCAATAGTCAACTTCCTAGTTTTAAAGATGGCCTGGACAGACTTATATCTAGCTTTCAGACTAAAGGCCTTAGTGCAAGGGATCTGGTTGCCTTGTCGGGTGCTCATACTCTAGGCCAAGCTCAATGCTTTACATTTCGTGACAGGATATACAGCAATGTCAGCATTGACGCTGGATTTGCTAGCACTCGCCGCCGTGGTTGTCCAGCTGTCGGCGGTGATGGAAATTTGGCTCCATTTGATTTAGTCACTCCTAATTCTTTCGATAATAATTACTTCAAGAATCTGATACAAAAGAAAGGTCTTCTTGAATCTGATCAAATTCTTTTTAGCGGAGGATCCACGGATGGCATTGTAAGAGAATATAGCAGGAGTCCTGCAGCTTTCAACTCAGACTTTGCTTCTGCTATGATTAAAATGGGAAATATTAAGCCTCTCACTGGAACTGCTGGAGAAATTCGGAAAATCTGCAGCTCTATCAATTAG
- the LOC110605650 gene encoding lignin-forming anionic peroxidase isoform X1, translating to MSISVLNISISPAKAAVFLFMVMLFNTACQAQLTSMFYDNSCPNALSTIRTSIRNSIAAERRMAASLVRLHFHDCFVQGCDASILLDETSSIESEKTAIPNKDSIRGFQVIDKAKSEVEKICPGVVSCADIIAVAARDASAYVGGPSWTVMLGRRDSTTASRTLANNELPSFKDGLDRLISRFQSKGLSARDMVALSGAHTIGQAQCFTFRDRIYGNISIDAGFASTRKRTCPAVGGDTNLAPFDLVTPNSFDNNYFKNLIQKKGLLESDQVLFSGGSTDSIVSEYSRSPAAFNSDFASAMIRMGNVNPLTGTAGQIRKICSAVN from the exons ATGTCAATTTCAGTTCTTAACATTTCAATATCTCCTGCAAAAGCTGCAGTGTTCTTGTTTATGGTGATGCTGTTTAATACTGCATGCCAAGCTCAGCTCACCTCTATGTTTTATGACAATTCTTGTCCAAATGCACTCAGTACTATCAGAACTTCCATCAGAAATTCAATTGCTGCAGAACGGAGAATGGCAGCTTCTCTCGTTCGTCTTCACTTTCATGATTGCTTCGTTCAG GGTTGTGATGCTTCAATCTTGCTTGACGAGACTTCATCTATTGAGAGTGAAAAGACTGCAATTCCAAATAAGGATTCTATAAGAGGTTTTCAAGTCATTGACAAGGCAAAATCTGAAGTAGAAAAGATATGCCCTGGAGTTGTATCTTGTGCAGATATAATTGCTGTGGCAGCAAGAGACGCATCTGCATAT gttGGAGGTCCATCCTGGACAGTGATGCTTGGAAGAAGAGACTCGACTACTGCGAGCAGAACTCTAGCAAACAATGAACTGCCAAGCTTTAAAGATGGCCTGGACAGACTTATATCTCGCTTTCAGAGTAAAGGCCTTAGCGCAAGGGACATGGTTGCCTTGTCAG GTGCTCATACCATTGGTCAAGCTCAATGCTTTACATTTCGTGATAGGATATATGGTAATATTTCCATAGACGCTGGATTTGCAAGCACTCGCAAGCGTACTTGTCCAGCTGTTGGTGGTGATacaaacttggctccctttgatTTGGTGACACCAAATTCTTTCGACAACAACTACTTCAAGAATCTTATACAAAAGAAAGGTCTTCTTGAATCTGATCAAGTTCTTTTTAGTGGAGGTTCTACAGACAGCATTGTCTCAGAATATAGCAGGAGTCCTGCAGCCTTCAACTCCGATTTTGCATCTGCCATGATTAGAATGGGAAATGTCAATCCTCTCACTGGTACTGCTGGGCAGATAAGGAAGATTTGCAGTGCTGTGAACTAA
- the LOC110605650 gene encoding lignin-forming anionic peroxidase isoform X2, with protein MFCFTMLYWIYALQSSSLTSMFYDNSCPNALSTIRTSIRNSIAAERRMAASLVRLHFHDCFVQGCDASILLDETSSIESEKTAIPNKDSIRGFQVIDKAKSEVEKICPGVVSCADIIAVAARDASAYVGGPSWTVMLGRRDSTTASRTLANNELPSFKDGLDRLISRFQSKGLSARDMVALSGAHTIGQAQCFTFRDRIYGNISIDAGFASTRKRTCPAVGGDTNLAPFDLVTPNSFDNNYFKNLIQKKGLLESDQVLFSGGSTDSIVSEYSRSPAAFNSDFASAMIRMGNVNPLTGTAGQIRKICSAVN; from the exons CTCACCTCTATGTTTTATGACAATTCTTGTCCAAATGCACTCAGTACTATCAGAACTTCCATCAGAAATTCAATTGCTGCAGAACGGAGAATGGCAGCTTCTCTCGTTCGTCTTCACTTTCATGATTGCTTCGTTCAG GGTTGTGATGCTTCAATCTTGCTTGACGAGACTTCATCTATTGAGAGTGAAAAGACTGCAATTCCAAATAAGGATTCTATAAGAGGTTTTCAAGTCATTGACAAGGCAAAATCTGAAGTAGAAAAGATATGCCCTGGAGTTGTATCTTGTGCAGATATAATTGCTGTGGCAGCAAGAGACGCATCTGCATAT gttGGAGGTCCATCCTGGACAGTGATGCTTGGAAGAAGAGACTCGACTACTGCGAGCAGAACTCTAGCAAACAATGAACTGCCAAGCTTTAAAGATGGCCTGGACAGACTTATATCTCGCTTTCAGAGTAAAGGCCTTAGCGCAAGGGACATGGTTGCCTTGTCAG GTGCTCATACCATTGGTCAAGCTCAATGCTTTACATTTCGTGATAGGATATATGGTAATATTTCCATAGACGCTGGATTTGCAAGCACTCGCAAGCGTACTTGTCCAGCTGTTGGTGGTGATacaaacttggctccctttgatTTGGTGACACCAAATTCTTTCGACAACAACTACTTCAAGAATCTTATACAAAAGAAAGGTCTTCTTGAATCTGATCAAGTTCTTTTTAGTGGAGGTTCTACAGACAGCATTGTCTCAGAATATAGCAGGAGTCCTGCAGCCTTCAACTCCGATTTTGCATCTGCCATGATTAGAATGGGAAATGTCAATCCTCTCACTGGTACTGCTGGGCAGATAAGGAAGATTTGCAGTGCTGTGAACTAA